A single region of the Pontibacter kalidii genome encodes:
- a CDS encoding ROK family protein gives MGQFRTKMAIFDNNNNDITGVQSFPIRISEDLAAVDQLQEHVAALVAGAGIDPEKLMGIGISMPGLVDSIEGNNFTYMRTNLKSESLQEILTRKLGKPVFIQNDVKSIALAEHRFGIAQGKKDVLVLSLDWGVGMAIIMNGKLCTGTTGFAGEIGHIPFENDGVLCYCGKRGCLETVASGIALANMAKEGIKSGQHSLLNELSDYEIDSIEPQLVVDAAKRGDQYAINILAKVGMNLGKGIATLIQLFNPELIILGGRMAEAKQYITTPIQQAIYTYSMAQLREKTEVAITNLGKDAGILGSVAVVMENIFQDQLASEG, from the coding sequence ATGGGGCAGTTCAGAACCAAGATGGCTATCTTTGATAATAACAATAATGACATAACCGGGGTGCAGAGCTTCCCAATTCGTATTTCGGAGGACTTGGCGGCAGTAGACCAGTTGCAGGAGCATGTGGCAGCCTTGGTTGCCGGGGCAGGGATCGACCCGGAAAAATTAATGGGTATCGGGATAAGCATGCCAGGGCTGGTCGATTCTATCGAAGGCAACAACTTTACCTACATGCGCACGAACTTGAAATCCGAGTCGCTGCAGGAAATACTGACGCGCAAACTCGGCAAGCCGGTGTTTATCCAGAACGACGTGAAAAGCATTGCCCTTGCCGAACACCGATTTGGTATTGCCCAAGGCAAGAAGGATGTGTTGGTGCTCTCTTTAGACTGGGGTGTAGGCATGGCCATTATCATGAATGGGAAGCTATGTACCGGTACCACGGGTTTTGCCGGTGAGATCGGTCACATTCCGTTTGAAAATGATGGCGTCCTGTGTTATTGTGGCAAGCGGGGGTGCCTGGAAACCGTGGCATCGGGTATTGCGCTTGCCAATATGGCCAAGGAAGGTATAAAGTCAGGCCAGCACTCCTTGTTGAATGAGTTGTCTGACTATGAGATAGATAGCATAGAGCCACAGTTGGTCGTAGACGCAGCCAAAAGAGGCGATCAATATGCCATCAATATCCTGGCAAAAGTTGGAATGAACCTGGGCAAGGGTATTGCCACGCTTATACAGTTATTTAACCCGGAGTTGATCATCCTGGGAGGCAGAATGGCTGAGGCGAAACAGTATATAACCACTCCCATTCAGCAGGCCATTTATACTTATAGTATGGCGCAGCTGAGGGAGAAGACGGAGGTTGCGATAACAAACTTGGGCAAGGATGCCGGAATTTTGGGCTCTGTGGCAGTGGTGATGGAGAATATTTTTCAGGATCAGTTAGCGTCAGAGGGCTGA
- a CDS encoding endonuclease/exonuclease/phosphatase family protein: MKRSILGLIAGAAFLIVSCGKSSDTTDPAPVDKPVDGTEKVESVKVMAYNIHHCNPPSKPNLIDLEAIVTAIRTEKPDLLALQEVDAYTERSGTVNQAQAIASKLQMSYFFAKAIDYKGGEYGVAILSKYPISETVVHRLPTKAGSGGEARVLATAKVTLPDGTFIRFGSTHLDAQSDPANRLLQVEKINEIAAAEALPLIIAGDFNATPGSKEINTLDERFKRTCQACAPTIPATSPTKAIDFIAYKHPADKFSTLSHKVVNEQYASDHRPVVAVIGIN, translated from the coding sequence ATGAAAAGATCAATTCTGGGATTGATTGCAGGCGCTGCATTCCTAATAGTCTCCTGCGGCAAATCCTCCGACACAACAGACCCTGCTCCAGTAGATAAGCCGGTTGATGGAACAGAAAAAGTAGAATCTGTGAAGGTGATGGCCTATAACATTCATCACTGCAACCCCCCGTCAAAACCAAACCTGATTGACCTGGAAGCTATCGTAACTGCCATCCGTACCGAAAAGCCGGATTTGCTGGCCTTGCAGGAGGTGGATGCTTATACAGAGCGGTCAGGTACTGTTAACCAGGCCCAGGCAATTGCCAGCAAACTGCAGATGAGCTACTTTTTTGCCAAGGCAATAGACTACAAGGGTGGAGAGTATGGGGTGGCGATTCTCTCCAAATACCCCATCTCAGAAACGGTGGTGCACCGGCTTCCGACAAAGGCAGGGAGCGGGGGAGAGGCCCGTGTGTTGGCTACAGCAAAAGTTACCCTGCCTGACGGCACCTTTATACGGTTTGGTAGCACCCACCTGGATGCCCAGTCTGACCCTGCTAACAGACTGCTGCAGGTAGAGAAGATTAATGAAATTGCGGCTGCAGAGGCCCTGCCGCTTATCATTGCCGGCGATTTTAATGCTACGCCCGGATCTAAGGAGATCAATACGCTTGACGAGCGCTTTAAAAGGACTTGCCAGGCCTGTGCTCCGACCATTCCGGCCACCAGCCCAACCAAAGCCATAGACTTTATCGCCTATAAGCACCCCGCCGACAAGTTCAGCACACTTTCACATAAAGTTGTGAATGAGCAGTATGCCTCAGACCACAGGCCTGTGGTGGCTGTCATCGGTATTAACTAG
- a CDS encoding outer membrane protein assembly factor BamB family protein: protein MGDLLPPDVDFNFTPAAPIVGQEILFYADRKEGSGEVAEWSWSFGDAEGSTSKKRNPYFTFASAGTYQVTLVVRNADGAQHEVTKTVEVAPPPKEFLANIVWEFTNNAAVTHINEGSSAPVIGDDGTIYYLESRFGSVGNVVAVTDQGENAQLRWATELAGYIANAPSIGTDGSIYVNTWANDNMVYKLNGADGAIMWSGAGRGASNTTPAVDAEGNIYHGSRFTTGDGGAYSWSPSGEKRWEIIGVGSFYSAPVLSKDGNTVYFLNTSEGKVWAINTADGTSKWTESVGMGSGTHGSSLSMDSDGTIYYTTNAHVVAIADNGETGAVKWSADVKGAAQSGVVIGPTGELYTGAGAGLVSLNPQNGAVNWTYPMSTNESVPAVDVEGRVYIGSSDGKLVVVNALGQLLKEIELGDGVVNSPTITEDGTVFIEATSGANIKLFKIAVNESGPADSPWPMKGQDVKSTGRGR, encoded by the coding sequence TTGGGAGATCTTTTGCCTCCCGATGTTGATTTCAACTTCACCCCAGCAGCCCCGATAGTAGGGCAGGAGATTCTGTTCTATGCCGACCGTAAAGAGGGGTCTGGGGAAGTAGCTGAGTGGAGCTGGAGCTTTGGCGATGCGGAGGGCTCTACCTCGAAGAAAAGAAACCCCTACTTTACGTTTGCCAGTGCAGGCACCTACCAGGTGACGCTTGTGGTGCGGAATGCAGACGGCGCCCAGCATGAGGTGACTAAAACTGTTGAGGTAGCGCCGCCGCCGAAAGAGTTTCTCGCCAATATCGTTTGGGAGTTCACAAACAATGCGGCCGTAACACATATCAATGAAGGCTCTAGCGCCCCGGTTATTGGCGATGACGGCACCATATATTATCTGGAATCCAGGTTTGGCTCCGTGGGTAATGTGGTAGCCGTAACAGACCAGGGAGAGAATGCACAGTTAAGATGGGCCACAGAATTAGCCGGCTATATTGCCAATGCACCTTCTATTGGTACTGATGGCAGCATATATGTGAATACTTGGGCAAATGACAACATGGTATACAAGTTGAACGGTGCAGATGGGGCTATTATGTGGAGCGGCGCCGGCAGAGGGGCTTCCAATACAACGCCTGCCGTAGATGCCGAGGGCAACATTTATCATGGCTCGAGGTTCACAACTGGCGATGGCGGTGCTTACTCCTGGAGCCCATCGGGCGAGAAGCGCTGGGAAATTATAGGCGTGGGTTCTTTCTATTCTGCTCCTGTTCTCAGTAAGGATGGCAACACTGTTTACTTCTTGAATACGAGCGAGGGTAAAGTATGGGCCATTAATACAGCAGACGGTACCAGTAAATGGACGGAGTCTGTTGGTATGGGCAGTGGCACGCACGGCAGTTCGCTGTCGATGGATTCCGACGGCACGATTTACTATACCACGAATGCGCATGTGGTAGCCATCGCAGACAACGGTGAGACCGGCGCTGTAAAATGGTCTGCCGATGTTAAAGGCGCTGCCCAGTCTGGTGTGGTGATCGGCCCGACCGGTGAACTTTACACTGGTGCCGGAGCAGGACTGGTATCCCTTAACCCGCAGAACGGTGCAGTGAACTGGACTTACCCTATGAGCACCAATGAAAGTGTGCCAGCAGTAGATGTTGAGGGCCGAGTTTACATTGGCTCTTCAGATGGAAAACTGGTGGTGGTGAATGCCTTGGGGCAGCTGCTTAAGGAAATAGAGTTGGGCGATGGTGTGGTAAACTCCCCAACGATAACCGAAGACGGAACAGTCTTTATAGAAGCGACAAGTGGTGCCAACATCAAACTGTTCAAGATAGCGGTAAACGAAAGCGGTCCTGCCGACTCCCCATGGCCAATGAAAGGCCAGGATGTGAAAAGTACAGGACGCGGACGATAA
- a CDS encoding RagB/SusD family nutrient uptake outer membrane protein — protein sequence MKKRILYSLVLSAFLLGSCDDDFLERAPLDEISNETFWEDEDQLVLAVNALYANVKAKNTVDMENMGDNTLWPSSTQYQLIGSGNFGNDLSTLNTEWTTQYRGVRQANAFLENYQKADVDPARREALAAEVRVIRALMYSYLTSFWGDVPLVKNTLSIDEVYVPRNPKEEVVNFILQDLEEAAQHLPAEIPTGANLGRMSKGAALALKARVALYNGRWDVAEKAAKEVMDLGVYQLFTSGDPSRNYYDLFTYKGKLSRNNNRETIIARPHLEDLVLHNLSREIQVPDQVVRWNPTKSLVDDYLMEDGLPIEISPLYSVQTYEDVFKNRDPRMTQTILEPGAAWGGRYDGRPIAENENPDIFMVPKFSSDRRGAVTITGYYFTKYAELSTVGLVGRDANDIHLLRYAEVLLTYAEARLEQGKLTQEDIDMTINLLRDRVGMKHMNLAELAENGLDVREEIRRERRIELALEGQRYFDILRWKQGELLAQDVKGTNVNWLSNPASAANLRKDENGFIVAYTGRSFDPSRNYLWPIPLSQLERFPDLGQNPGW from the coding sequence ATGAAAAAGAGAATATTATACAGCTTAGTACTTAGCGCTTTCCTGTTAGGTTCCTGCGACGATGACTTCCTGGAAAGAGCCCCTCTGGATGAAATTTCAAACGAAACATTTTGGGAGGATGAGGATCAGCTCGTGCTGGCGGTAAATGCGCTATACGCCAATGTAAAGGCGAAAAATACAGTAGACATGGAGAACATGGGGGATAACACCCTATGGCCTTCCTCTACGCAGTATCAGCTCATAGGAAGCGGTAACTTCGGAAATGACTTAAGTACGCTTAATACCGAATGGACCACTCAATACAGAGGTGTGCGCCAGGCAAATGCTTTCCTTGAGAACTACCAGAAAGCAGATGTTGATCCGGCCAGAAGGGAAGCACTGGCAGCAGAGGTGCGTGTTATCAGAGCACTGATGTACAGCTACCTGACCAGCTTCTGGGGTGATGTGCCTTTGGTTAAGAATACCCTCTCCATTGATGAGGTGTATGTGCCACGAAACCCGAAGGAAGAAGTAGTGAACTTTATACTTCAGGACCTGGAGGAAGCTGCTCAGCACTTACCTGCAGAGATCCCGACGGGAGCAAACTTGGGGAGAATGAGCAAAGGGGCAGCCTTAGCCCTGAAAGCAAGGGTTGCCCTCTATAACGGGCGCTGGGATGTGGCAGAAAAGGCTGCTAAGGAGGTGATGGACCTCGGTGTTTACCAGTTGTTTACTTCCGGGGACCCGAGCAGAAACTACTACGACCTATTTACTTATAAAGGCAAGCTGTCTAGGAATAACAACCGGGAAACTATTATTGCCCGGCCACATTTGGAGGATCTGGTTCTGCACAACTTAAGTCGTGAGATTCAGGTGCCTGACCAGGTGGTGCGCTGGAACCCGACGAAGTCATTGGTAGATGATTATTTGATGGAGGATGGCCTTCCTATCGAGATATCCCCCCTATACAGCGTGCAGACGTATGAAGATGTTTTCAAGAACCGTGACCCTCGCATGACGCAAACGATCCTGGAGCCAGGTGCAGCGTGGGGAGGCCGGTATGACGGCAGACCGATCGCAGAAAATGAAAATCCGGATATCTTCATGGTACCCAAGTTTAGCTCCGACAGAAGGGGGGCGGTGACCATTACAGGATACTATTTTACAAAGTATGCTGAGTTATCTACAGTTGGTTTAGTAGGCCGGGACGCAAACGACATACACCTGCTCCGCTACGCGGAGGTTTTACTCACTTATGCTGAGGCAAGGCTGGAGCAGGGTAAGCTGACGCAGGAAGACATCGATATGACGATCAACCTGCTGCGCGACCGTGTGGGGATGAAGCACATGAACCTGGCGGAACTAGCCGAGAACGGATTGGATGTGCGGGAGGAAATTCGCCGTGAGCGCCGCATAGAGCTTGCTCTAGAGGGACAGCGCTACTTCGATATCCTGCGCTGGAAGCAGGGGGAACTACTCGCTCAGGACGTAAAGGGTACCAATGTTAACTGGCTCTCGAACCCTGCTTCTGCGGCAAACCTGCGCAAAGACGAAAACGGTTTTATCGTTGCCTATACCGGGAGAAGCTTTGATCCGTCAAGGAACTACTTGTGGCCGATTCCGCTATCGCAGTTGGAGCGTTTCCCTGACCTAGGGCAAAACCCTGGCTGGTAA
- a CDS encoding SusC/RagA family TonB-linked outer membrane protein: protein MNQNLQGKNNRGSRRKCSLLLLALLGIAPFEGIVIGANATASVPVVALNSSIRDMQDGPVSGVVRDENGVPLPGVSVSLKGTNTGTITSADGRFSINADGITQPVLVFSYIGFERKEVAVGNQTTLTISLKEDAKALEEVVVVGYGTQKKANLTGAVHQVEAEALEDRPITNVTSGLQGLMPGVTITGATGAPGNNGGDIRIRGIGTLGNATPLVVIDGIPGGTLDLLNPNDIESVSVLKDAASSSIYGVRGANGVIVVTTKKGTGDKPNISYNTYYGLQTPTALPEFLGSPEYMELLNESQVNAGRNPTYSPEEIETARNGSDPNYFANTNWIKEVVRKSAPQQNHNLSINGGAKNINYFMSYGYLKEGGLVVGDGFKANRHNLRAKISTTLMDRLDVTANIGYIDRAYSGPATGTGPIYSALSIVPLVPVRFTTGGWGYLGGQSNPVAVATDGGTNDFGSQEFTGNLNASISLFDGFKLRGQYGLISSNSNRTIFTKTINYYSPDTGQRIYRTGYPNKIDTRDYRNLYQTFIGTAEYEKRFSDQHDVKLLLGASQEETIGNNFAATRTNLASQSLGHINLGTENQLNSGSSSQNALRSAFGRVNYGFKDKYLAEVNFRYDGSTRFAKAVRWDLFAAASVGWVFTEESFFEGLRDVVEFGKIRLSYGTQGNDRVGDFAYMDILGPFETMPIGNEITFGVRQTVVANQLLTWESATKKNAGIDLAFLGNRLNISGDYFINETDDILLVIPQPGVFGAPEPPQNAGKVENKGWELQLGWNEKKNDFQYGANFNISDVRNKVVGLGGTLATYGDRVRLIGEPIDAFYGLVADRLAQESDFRYDPETGSFVPDFPYIKGDKIAPGDIIYKDLNGDGELTLEEDRKVIGSHIPRYTYGFRGNMAWKGVDFSFFLQGVGEVDGYLYGSARHAFATESNMPQKIHQDRWTPENTDASYPRLAYQLGHNQRLSTFWLEDASYLRLKNVQVGYTLPVSLTEKFRVSRLRIYASADNLLTKTDFFYGFDPESPVSDGNFYPQVKTYVVGLNINLK from the coding sequence ATGAATCAAAATTTACAAGGAAAAAACAATAGAGGCTCCCGTCGGAAATGCTCGCTGCTACTGCTGGCATTGCTGGGGATTGCCCCTTTTGAGGGAATTGTCATTGGGGCGAATGCCACTGCCTCCGTCCCGGTAGTTGCTCTTAACTCCTCCATTCGCGACATGCAGGATGGGCCTGTGTCGGGGGTTGTGAGAGATGAGAATGGGGTGCCGTTGCCAGGGGTATCTGTTTCCTTGAAGGGAACCAATACAGGTACGATCACAAGTGCTGATGGCCGTTTCTCAATTAATGCGGACGGTATTACGCAGCCAGTGCTTGTTTTCTCATACATAGGTTTTGAGAGAAAAGAGGTAGCTGTAGGAAATCAAACTACATTAACAATCTCGCTTAAGGAAGATGCAAAAGCGCTTGAGGAGGTTGTTGTTGTTGGCTATGGTACTCAGAAAAAAGCTAACCTTACAGGTGCAGTGCATCAGGTAGAGGCAGAGGCGCTGGAGGACAGACCCATTACAAATGTGACTTCCGGTCTACAGGGGTTGATGCCGGGTGTAACCATTACAGGGGCCACCGGAGCACCAGGGAACAACGGAGGTGATATTCGCATTAGGGGGATTGGTACCTTGGGTAACGCTACGCCGCTTGTGGTGATAGATGGAATACCCGGAGGTACACTTGACCTGCTAAACCCCAACGATATAGAGAGTGTGTCTGTGCTAAAAGACGCAGCCTCCTCCTCTATATATGGTGTGCGCGGCGCCAACGGCGTTATTGTGGTGACAACTAAAAAAGGCACAGGCGATAAGCCAAACATCTCCTATAACACTTATTATGGGTTGCAGACACCAACAGCATTGCCAGAATTCCTGGGTTCACCAGAGTATATGGAGTTGCTGAATGAGTCGCAGGTGAATGCTGGCAGAAATCCTACCTACTCTCCTGAAGAAATAGAAACTGCACGTAACGGCTCAGACCCGAATTACTTTGCCAATACAAATTGGATTAAGGAGGTGGTTAGGAAAAGCGCACCACAGCAAAACCATAATCTGAGCATTAACGGTGGTGCTAAAAACATCAACTATTTCATGTCTTATGGCTACCTGAAAGAGGGCGGCCTGGTAGTAGGGGATGGCTTCAAGGCTAATAGGCATAATCTGCGAGCCAAGATCAGCACAACCCTGATGGATCGTCTGGATGTTACCGCCAACATAGGCTATATAGACCGGGCTTACTCCGGGCCTGCCACCGGGACGGGACCTATTTATTCTGCTCTATCGATTGTTCCGCTGGTTCCAGTTCGTTTTACAACCGGTGGTTGGGGTTACTTGGGCGGGCAGAGCAATCCGGTGGCTGTAGCCACCGATGGTGGAACCAATGATTTTGGGTCCCAGGAGTTTACAGGAAACCTGAATGCCTCCATTAGTCTGTTCGATGGCTTTAAGCTGAGGGGGCAGTATGGCCTTATCAGTTCAAATTCAAACAGGACCATCTTTACTAAGACAATAAATTACTACAGCCCGGATACGGGGCAAAGGATTTACAGAACCGGCTATCCTAACAAGATTGATACCCGCGATTACAGAAACTTGTACCAGACTTTTATAGGTACGGCGGAGTATGAGAAGCGCTTCAGTGATCAGCATGATGTAAAGCTATTGTTGGGGGCATCGCAGGAAGAAACCATAGGCAACAACTTTGCTGCGACCAGAACTAACCTGGCCTCTCAGTCTCTTGGCCACATCAACTTGGGTACCGAGAATCAACTCAACAGCGGAAGCTCTTCCCAAAATGCGCTACGGTCTGCCTTCGGAAGGGTGAATTACGGTTTCAAGGACAAATACCTGGCAGAGGTTAACTTCCGGTACGACGGTTCTACCAGGTTTGCAAAAGCCGTGCGGTGGGATCTGTTTGCTGCAGCGTCGGTTGGCTGGGTGTTCACCGAAGAAAGCTTCTTTGAAGGCCTGAGGGATGTTGTAGAGTTTGGTAAAATCCGCCTCTCCTACGGAACACAGGGGAATGACCGGGTCGGTGACTTTGCCTACATGGACATTCTGGGCCCGTTTGAGACCATGCCCATTGGCAATGAAATCACCTTTGGTGTTAGGCAAACTGTGGTTGCTAACCAATTGCTAACCTGGGAGTCAGCAACAAAGAAAAACGCAGGTATTGATCTTGCCTTCCTGGGGAACCGCCTAAACATATCAGGTGACTACTTCATAAACGAGACGGATGATATTCTGCTTGTGATCCCGCAGCCTGGCGTGTTTGGTGCTCCAGAGCCTCCTCAGAATGCCGGAAAGGTAGAGAATAAAGGATGGGAGCTCCAATTAGGCTGGAACGAAAAGAAAAATGATTTCCAGTACGGCGCTAACTTCAACATCTCTGATGTAAGAAATAAGGTTGTGGGATTGGGTGGTACCTTAGCTACGTATGGGGATAGAGTTCGCTTGATTGGCGAGCCAATTGATGCATTTTATGGATTGGTAGCTGATCGCCTTGCCCAGGAATCTGACTTCAGGTATGATCCAGAGACTGGTAGCTTTGTACCGGACTTTCCTTATATAAAGGGAGATAAGATTGCCCCTGGCGACATTATCTATAAAGACCTGAACGGGGATGGAGAGTTGACCTTGGAAGAGGACAGAAAGGTAATTGGCAGCCATATTCCAAGGTATACCTATGGTTTCCGTGGCAACATGGCCTGGAAAGGCGTGGACTTTAGTTTCTTCCTGCAGGGAGTAGGAGAAGTGGACGGTTACCTGTATGGATCTGCCCGGCATGCCTTTGCCACAGAGAGTAACATGCCTCAGAAAATACACCAGGATCGTTGGACTCCTGAGAACACCGATGCGAGCTATCCGCGCTTAGCATACCAGTTAGGTCATAACCAAAGGCTTTCTACTTTCTGGCTCGAAGACGCCTCCTATCTTCGACTTAAGAATGTGCAGGTAGGTTATACTTTGCCTGTCAGTCTCACAGAGAAGTTCAGGGTAAGTCGTCTACGTATTTATGCCTCTGCAGACAACCTGCTGACAAAGACTGATTTCTTCTATGGTTTCGACCCGGAGTCTCCGGTAAGTGACGGAAACTTTTACCCGCAAGTGAAGACGTATGTAGTTGGCCTCAATATTAACCTCAAGTAA
- a CDS encoding carbon starvation CstA family protein, protein MISLFASVAALLLGYVLYSKFVERVFGVEPDRKTPAITLRDNVDFVPMPGWRIFLIQFLNIAGLGPIFGAVAGAMWGPSAFLWIVLGTIFAGGVHDYLSGMLSLRHKGESITEITGYYLGGGMKQFMRVFTVLLMVMVGAVFVIGPAKILHGMTGGFGGMSLWVWAIFIYYVLSTVLPIDKLIGRIYPVFGIALLFMAAGIVVMMVTQGIQVPELTLTNLANQHQDPEGFPLFPMLFVTIACGAISGFHASQSPLMARCMTSERQGRSIFYGTMVTEGVVALIWAAISMSFFGGVKELNEVMAVQQGNAASVVSDISNTLLGKIGGALALLGVVAAPITSGDTAFRSARLIIADFLRSRQSSLKNRLLISLPLFAVGYGLTLIDFGIVWRYFAWTNQTLATVTLWVVTVFLIKEGKNFWISLVPAVFMSAVVVSYILLAPEGFQLPNEIAYVVGTGVAGLLLLTTLLRVYRRKTKLEVELAE, encoded by the coding sequence ATGATCTCTCTCTTTGCCTCCGTTGCCGCACTTTTGCTCGGCTATGTATTGTACTCTAAGTTTGTTGAACGAGTATTCGGGGTTGAGCCGGACAGGAAGACCCCGGCCATCACCCTGCGGGATAACGTTGATTTTGTTCCCATGCCTGGATGGAGGATTTTCCTTATACAGTTTCTGAACATTGCCGGCCTGGGTCCCATTTTCGGTGCTGTGGCAGGGGCTATGTGGGGGCCTTCCGCTTTTCTTTGGATTGTACTGGGAACGATCTTTGCCGGAGGGGTACACGACTACCTTTCCGGAATGCTTTCTCTCCGGCACAAAGGGGAAAGTATAACAGAGATCACCGGTTACTACCTGGGAGGTGGCATGAAACAGTTTATGCGGGTTTTCACGGTGCTGCTTATGGTGATGGTCGGAGCTGTCTTCGTCATAGGGCCCGCTAAGATACTGCACGGCATGACGGGCGGTTTTGGGGGCATGAGCCTGTGGGTATGGGCTATCTTTATTTATTATGTCCTGTCTACCGTCCTGCCGATCGATAAGTTGATCGGCCGCATTTACCCGGTGTTCGGGATTGCGCTTCTTTTCATGGCTGCGGGAATAGTGGTGATGATGGTGACGCAGGGCATTCAGGTTCCTGAACTGACGCTTACGAACCTTGCTAACCAGCACCAGGACCCGGAGGGGTTCCCCCTGTTCCCCATGCTCTTTGTCACCATTGCCTGTGGCGCCATATCCGGGTTTCACGCTTCACAATCTCCCCTCATGGCACGCTGCATGACCAGCGAACGGCAGGGCAGAAGCATCTTCTACGGTACGATGGTAACAGAGGGAGTGGTTGCCCTGATATGGGCAGCCATCAGCATGAGCTTCTTTGGCGGAGTTAAGGAACTGAACGAGGTGATGGCAGTGCAGCAGGGGAATGCGGCCTCCGTCGTCAGTGATATATCCAATACCCTCCTCGGGAAAATAGGGGGAGCCTTGGCCCTTCTTGGGGTAGTGGCCGCGCCCATTACCTCGGGCGACACCGCCTTCCGCAGTGCCCGCCTGATCATTGCAGACTTTCTACGCTCCAGGCAAAGCTCCCTGAAAAACAGGCTCCTGATCAGCCTGCCGCTCTTTGCGGTAGGGTATGGCCTAACTTTAATTGACTTTGGAATCGTATGGCGGTACTTCGCCTGGACAAACCAAACGCTGGCAACCGTAACGCTTTGGGTCGTGACGGTGTTCCTGATAAAGGAGGGGAAGAACTTTTGGATAAGCCTGGTGCCGGCTGTATTTATGAGCGCAGTGGTAGTCTCCTACATTCTGCTTGCCCCCGAGGGCTTTCAACTACCCAATGAAATTGCCTACGTCGTGGGTACAGGTGTTGCGGGTCTCCTGCTTTTGACGACTCTGTTGAGGGTGTACCGCCGAAAAACCAAATTAGAGGTAGAACTGGCCGAGTAA
- a CDS encoding ROK family transcriptional regulator, whose product MSNIRKSFLEELGGEHITGVAYKNVYQKKSIISYFANVGNATIAELCKEFNLSAPKVTNLVNELIIDGLVQDYGKIDSTGGRKPNLYGLAPDSGFFLGIDVKTHSINIGLTDLQKNIVKIEEHYPYRLNNSEESLMELCRIINTFIKDLPIPKSKILGIGINLSGRINYTTGYSYSFFHFYEDPLSKIIESQVGIRVFLENDSRAMAYGEFCAGVDGGLKHVLFLNLDHGLGSGIIMNGQLYYGKSGYSGEFGHMPVYDNEILCHCGKKGCLETEASGRALVRMFKEKVAEGSSTLVMRDKQHIDEITLEDIIEAAHNDDVLAIELIAQVGEKIGRIVAGLINVFNPELVVIGGSLAATGEYIRLPIKSAVNRCSLSLVNNDTTFKLSKLGNRAGVIGACLLARNRLLDLA is encoded by the coding sequence ATGAGCAACATACGAAAGTCTTTCCTGGAAGAATTAGGGGGAGAACACATAACAGGCGTAGCGTATAAGAACGTCTACCAGAAGAAGAGCATCATTTCCTATTTTGCCAATGTTGGCAACGCGACCATTGCCGAGCTGTGCAAGGAGTTTAATCTGAGCGCTCCCAAGGTTACCAACCTGGTGAATGAATTGATCATCGATGGCTTGGTGCAGGACTATGGCAAGATAGACTCCACTGGCGGCAGAAAGCCCAACCTGTATGGCCTTGCCCCCGACTCGGGCTTCTTCTTAGGGATCGACGTCAAAACCCATTCCATCAACATTGGCCTGACGGACCTTCAGAAGAATATTGTTAAGATCGAGGAGCATTACCCTTACAGGCTTAACAATAGTGAAGAGTCTTTAATGGAATTGTGCCGCATCATCAACACGTTTATCAAGGATCTGCCTATCCCAAAGTCTAAGATCCTGGGCATCGGCATCAACCTTTCGGGCAGAATTAACTATACCACCGGGTACAGCTACAGCTTCTTCCATTTTTATGAAGATCCTCTGAGCAAGATCATTGAGTCGCAGGTGGGCATCCGCGTGTTCCTGGAGAATGACTCCAGGGCGATGGCCTACGGGGAGTTCTGCGCAGGGGTGGACGGCGGCTTAAAGCATGTCTTGTTCCTCAACCTCGACCACGGATTGGGCTCAGGCATCATCATGAACGGACAGTTATACTATGGAAAGTCCGGGTACTCCGGGGAGTTTGGCCACATGCCTGTCTATGATAACGAGATTCTCTGCCACTGCGGTAAAAAAGGCTGCCTCGAAACGGAAGCATCCGGCAGGGCGCTTGTGCGGATGTTTAAAGAGAAAGTAGCCGAAGGCTCCTCTACCCTGGTGATGCGGGATAAGCAACATATAGACGAGATTACGTTAGAGGATATCATTGAGGCGGCACACAACGACGACGTACTGGCCATTGAACTCATTGCCCAGGTAGGGGAGAAAATAGGTCGGATTGTGGCCGGGCTAATCAATGTGTTTAACCCCGAGCTAGTGGTGATAGGAGGCAGTTTAGCTGCCACCGGAGAATACATCAGGCTCCCCATCAAGAGCGCTGTGAACAGGTGCTCCCTGAGCCTTGTCAACAACGACACTACTTTCAAGCTTTCCAAGCTAGGCAACCGGGCCGGGGTCATCGGTGCGTGCCTTCTGGCTCGTAACCGCTTGCTCGATCTGGCTTAA